From the genome of Candidatus Chlamydia corallus, one region includes:
- the gatB gene encoding Asp-tRNA(Asn)/Glu-tRNA(Gln) amidotransferase subunit GatB, producing MSVVYADWESVIGLEVHVELNTASKLFSSALNRFGDEPNTNVSTVCTGLPGSLPVLNKAAVRKAVLFGCAVEGEISLFSRFDRKSYFYPDSPRNFQITQFEYPIIRGGRVKAVIQQEERYFELAQAHIEDDAGMLKHFGEFAGVDYNRAGVPLIEIVSKPCMFCAEDAVAYANSLVSLLDYIGISDCNMEEGSIRFDVNVSVRPKGSQELRNKVEIKNMNSFAFMAQALEVEKRRQVDEYLAHPNKNPKLVIPAATYRWDPENKRTVLMRLKESAEDYKYFPEPDLPTLQLTESYIEEIRKTLPELPYDKYHRYIEEYGLSEDIASILISDKYTAAFFEAACKDCKNFRSLSNWVTVEFGGRCKTLGLKLPSSGIFPEGVAQLVNAIDQGIITGKIAKEIADIMIESPGKNPDEILKEKPDLLPMADEAALQAIIAEVIVENPESIVDYKNGKTKALGFLIGQIMKRTAGKAPPKRVNELLLLELDKS from the coding sequence ATGAGTGTTGTTTATGCAGATTGGGAATCAGTCATAGGACTTGAAGTTCACGTAGAATTGAATACAGCATCGAAGTTATTTAGCTCTGCTTTAAATCGCTTTGGAGATGAACCAAACACCAATGTATCTACTGTATGTACAGGCTTACCAGGATCTTTGCCTGTATTAAACAAGGCTGCCGTTCGCAAAGCTGTGCTTTTTGGTTGCGCTGTCGAAGGTGAAATTTCTTTATTTAGCCGTTTTGATAGAAAGTCTTACTTCTATCCCGACAGTCCTAGAAACTTCCAAATCACGCAATTTGAATACCCCATTATCCGAGGAGGCCGTGTTAAGGCTGTTATTCAACAGGAAGAGCGTTACTTTGAATTGGCGCAAGCTCATATAGAAGATGATGCTGGAATGCTCAAACATTTCGGAGAATTTGCTGGTGTAGACTATAATCGAGCGGGAGTTCCTTTGATTGAAATTGTTTCAAAGCCCTGTATGTTTTGTGCTGAAGATGCTGTTGCTTACGCGAATTCTTTAGTTTCCTTGTTAGACTATATCGGGATTTCTGATTGCAATATGGAAGAAGGCTCGATCCGTTTTGATGTGAATGTTTCTGTCCGCCCTAAGGGATCCCAAGAACTTCGCAATAAGGTGGAAATCAAGAATATGAACTCCTTTGCTTTTATGGCACAAGCTTTAGAAGTGGAAAAACGACGTCAGGTCGATGAGTATCTTGCTCATCCAAATAAGAATCCCAAGCTCGTGATTCCCGCAGCTACATACCGCTGGGATCCCGAAAACAAAAGAACCGTTTTGATGCGTCTGAAAGAAAGTGCTGAAGATTATAAGTATTTTCCAGAGCCTGATTTACCGACGCTACAGTTGACAGAATCTTATATTGAAGAGATTCGCAAGACTTTGCCTGAACTTCCCTATGACAAGTACCATCGCTACATTGAGGAGTACGGTCTTTCTGAAGATATCGCAAGTATTCTTATCAGTGATAAATATACAGCGGCATTTTTTGAAGCTGCTTGTAAAGATTGTAAAAACTTTAGGTCTTTATCTAACTGGGTGACTGTCGAATTTGGAGGTCGCTGCAAAACATTGGGATTGAAGTTGCCGTCTTCAGGAATTTTTCCTGAGGGAGTAGCTCAGTTGGTGAACGCTATAGACCAAGGTATTATTACAGGGAAAATTGCTAAAGAAATTGCTGATATTATGATAGAATCTCCAGGGAAAAATCCTGATGAGATTTTAAAAGAAAAGCCAGATCTTCTTCCTATGGCAGATGAGGCGGCGTTACAGGCAATTATCGCTGAGGTGATTGTTGAAAATCCTGAGTCTATCGTAGACTATAAGAATGGCAAGACCAAGGCGCTAGGATTTTTAATTGGGCAGATTATGAAGCGTACAGCAGGAAAAGCCCCGCCCAAGCGTGTGAATGAACTTCTACTTTTAGAATTAGATAAGAGTTAG